A genome region from Psychrobacter jeotgali includes the following:
- a CDS encoding lysophospholipid acyltransferase family protein, whose amino-acid sequence MNPYHIFKYVPLSVMQIVARFVAWVIIFLPNTSVVRTIKINMKLISHNLPKPLTQDGFNQDTLVRDIVRHQALSSVESVKSWAMPPEWSIAQIREVYNKQILLEGLASPNGMLAIVPHLGTWEMMNAWLNQFGAPTIMYKPVKGDITNEFVFQGRSRLNATLVPTDGSGVKAVFKTLKQGGFSLILPDHVPDPSGGEIVPFFGVETLTSTLASKLASKTKCALVGLSCIRRDDGRGFDIHCYQLDNPALYDRDAATAAHALNQAMEAMINDNFSHYMWGYRRFKHLPIINNPYCADETELNNFIKANQLTNNDSLKRLQ is encoded by the coding sequence ATGAATCCGTACCATATTTTTAAATACGTGCCACTATCTGTCATGCAGATAGTGGCACGTTTTGTTGCATGGGTTATTATATTTTTGCCGAATACGAGTGTCGTGCGCACCATTAAAATCAACATGAAATTAATCTCCCATAACCTACCAAAACCTCTCACCCAAGATGGCTTTAATCAAGATACTTTGGTTAGAGATATCGTTCGACATCAAGCACTTAGTAGCGTCGAATCCGTCAAAAGTTGGGCAATGCCGCCTGAATGGAGTATCGCCCAAATTCGTGAGGTTTATAATAAACAGATCCTACTAGAGGGGCTTGCCAGTCCCAATGGTATGCTGGCTATCGTGCCGCACTTGGGAACGTGGGAGATGATGAATGCTTGGCTCAATCAATTTGGCGCGCCTACTATCATGTACAAGCCTGTTAAAGGCGATATAACCAATGAATTTGTGTTCCAAGGGCGTTCAAGACTCAATGCCACCCTAGTACCTACAGATGGTAGCGGAGTAAAAGCCGTTTTTAAAACCCTAAAACAGGGCGGTTTCAGCCTTATCTTGCCTGATCATGTTCCTGATCCTTCAGGCGGTGAGATCGTACCGTTTTTTGGTGTTGAGACTTTGACTAGTACGCTTGCCTCCAAGCTTGCCAGCAAGACCAAATGTGCTTTGGTTGGTCTATCTTGTATCCGCCGTGATGATGGTCGCGGGTTTGATATTCATTGTTATCAGCTTGATAATCCAGCCTTATATGATCGAGATGCTGCTACTGCGGCTCATGCCCTTAACCAAGCAATGGAAGCTATGATTAATGATAACTTTAGTCACTATATGTGGGGCTATCGGCGCTTTAAACACTTACCTATTATAAATAATCCTTATTGCGCAGATGAGACTGAATTAAATAACTTTATCAAAGCTAATCAGCTGACAAATAACGACTCACTTAAGAGGCTGCAGTGA
- the aspS gene encoding aspartate--tRNA ligase: MIHSKYRDEYCGAVTEKLLEQTITIVGWVHRRRDHGGVIFLDMRDRAGILQVVVDPDTPEAFATADAARPEYVLKITGRVRRRYEGTENANMTSGQVELLGKEIEILAKSETPPFPLNDENMTVSEDLRLKYRYLDMRRPKMQERMVFRAKATSTIRRYLDDHGFLDVETPILTRATPEGARDYLVPSRTRPGNFFALPQSPQLFKQLLMVSGFDRYYQIAKCFRDEDLRADRQPEFTQVDIETSFLDEEEIMAINEGLIKNLFKTMLDVDLADFPRMTYSDAMRDYASDKPDLRIPLKLVDVADLMQSVDFKVFAGPANDPKGRVAALRIPNGASLSRKQIDEYTKFVGIYGARGLAYIKVNDASNINNGVDKESGLQSPIIKNMTDEVLVSLIERTGAGDGDIVFFGADKASVVNDAMGALRQKIGLDLDMQTCEWAPLWVTDFPMFEETDDGKWTSMHHPFTKPKGSVEELKNSPETALSIAYDMVLNGTEIGGGSLRINTLEMQQAVFEALGIDAQEAEEKFSFLLDALKFGAPPHGGLAFGLDRLIMLMVGASSIRDVIAFPKTKTAEDPLTQAPAPVDSKQLRDLGIRLREKAQADNSKPAQ; this comes from the coding sequence ATGATACATAGCAAGTACCGTGACGAATACTGCGGCGCTGTCACCGAAAAGCTACTTGAGCAAACCATCACTATCGTCGGCTGGGTACACCGTCGCCGAGATCACGGTGGAGTGATTTTTTTAGATATGCGTGATCGTGCGGGTATCTTGCAAGTCGTAGTTGACCCTGATACGCCCGAAGCCTTTGCTACTGCTGATGCTGCTCGCCCTGAATATGTCCTAAAAATCACTGGCCGCGTCCGTCGCCGCTACGAAGGTACTGAAAACGCCAATATGACCAGCGGTCAGGTTGAGCTACTGGGTAAAGAGATTGAAATATTAGCCAAGTCTGAGACCCCGCCTTTCCCGCTTAATGATGAAAACATGACGGTATCAGAAGACTTACGTCTCAAATATCGCTATCTGGATATGCGCCGCCCAAAAATGCAAGAGCGTATGGTCTTCCGTGCCAAGGCGACTTCTACGATTCGTCGTTATTTAGACGATCATGGCTTTTTGGATGTTGAAACCCCTATCTTGACCCGTGCTACTCCTGAAGGTGCGCGTGATTATCTAGTACCTTCACGTACCCGTCCAGGTAACTTTTTTGCCTTGCCGCAGTCGCCACAGCTATTTAAACAGCTATTGATGGTGTCGGGCTTTGACCGTTACTATCAGATCGCTAAATGTTTCCGTGATGAGGATCTACGCGCTGATCGTCAGCCTGAGTTTACTCAAGTCGATATTGAAACTTCTTTCTTAGATGAAGAAGAGATTATGGCGATCAACGAAGGCTTGATTAAGAATTTATTCAAAACCATGCTAGATGTTGATCTGGCTGACTTTCCGCGTATGACCTATAGCGACGCCATGCGCGACTATGCATCCGATAAGCCTGATTTACGCATTCCATTAAAGCTTGTCGATGTCGCTGATTTGATGCAAAGCGTTGACTTTAAAGTATTTGCCGGCCCTGCCAATGACCCAAAAGGCCGCGTTGCTGCTCTACGTATCCCTAACGGAGCTTCATTGAGCCGCAAGCAAATCGATGAATATACCAAGTTTGTGGGTATTTACGGTGCTCGTGGTTTGGCTTATATCAAAGTTAATGATGCCAGCAATATTAACAATGGCGTTGATAAAGAATCAGGTTTACAGTCGCCTATCATTAAAAATATGACTGATGAAGTACTGGTAAGCCTGATTGAGCGTACTGGTGCCGGGGATGGTGATATCGTTTTCTTTGGTGCCGATAAAGCTAGTGTTGTCAATGATGCGATGGGCGCACTACGTCAGAAGATTGGTCTTGATCTTGACATGCAAACTTGCGAATGGGCACCACTTTGGGTCACAGACTTCCCAATGTTTGAAGAAACTGACGATGGTAAATGGACCTCTATGCACCATCCGTTTACTAAACCTAAAGGCTCAGTTGAAGAGCTTAAAAACAGTCCCGAAACCGCTTTATCCATTGCTTATGATATGGTATTAAACGGTACGGAGATTGGCGGTGGTAGTTTGCGTATCAACACTCTTGAGATGCAGCAAGCAGTATTTGAAGCGCTTGGTATTGATGCTCAGGAAGCCGAAGAAAAGTTCAGTTTCTTACTTGATGCGCTCAAATTCGGTGCGCCGCCGCATGGTGGTTTGGCCTTTGGTTTAGATCGCTTAATTATGCTAATGGTAGGCGCAAGCTCTATCCGTGATGTCATTGCTTTCCCAAAAACCAAGACTGCTGAAGACCCGCTAACTCAAGCGCCGGCTCCCGTTGATAGTAAGCAGCTAAGAGATCTGGGCATTCGTTTGCGTGAAAAAGCACAGGCGGATAACAGCAAACCTGCTCAATAG
- the sohB gene encoding protease SohB — translation MLFHPPKNPVELKVLHLNKAQEQRRQDLMEATQGKAALKQLKKRMAKKAKQALKDRAKSKHKSQQVFVLDFDGDIKASAVKHLREEISTLISTANKGDEVVVRLESPGGIVHGYGLAAAQLVRLKEAGLKLTVCVDKVAASGGYMMACVADKIIAAPFAVIGSIGVVSQLPNFHKWLKNHDVDYEMFTAGDYKRTVTLFGENDDEDRAKYQQELEQTHELFKHFVNTYRPKLELDKVATGEHWYGEDALHLNLIDSLQTSDSYILELMDNNEVYALHSRQKPTLAEKLGLAQAAEATLNLAADKLPEALMRFDFNSRLNILK, via the coding sequence ATGCTATTTCATCCTCCCAAAAATCCTGTTGAGCTCAAAGTACTACATTTAAACAAGGCTCAAGAGCAGCGCCGCCAAGACCTGATGGAAGCCACCCAAGGTAAAGCAGCTCTTAAGCAGCTCAAAAAACGTATGGCCAAAAAAGCCAAGCAAGCCCTAAAAGACAGAGCTAAAAGTAAGCATAAGTCGCAGCAAGTTTTTGTTTTGGATTTTGATGGCGATATCAAAGCCTCAGCGGTTAAACATCTGCGTGAAGAGATTAGCACCTTGATTAGCACCGCTAACAAAGGCGACGAGGTCGTAGTTCGTTTAGAATCGCCAGGCGGAATTGTACATGGTTATGGCTTAGCCGCTGCGCAGTTAGTACGTTTAAAAGAGGCTGGCCTTAAACTAACGGTTTGTGTGGATAAAGTAGCGGCCAGTGGGGGTTATATGATGGCCTGTGTGGCCGATAAAATAATTGCTGCGCCTTTTGCGGTTATCGGCTCTATCGGGGTAGTCTCGCAATTACCGAACTTTCATAAATGGCTCAAAAATCACGATGTTGACTATGAGATGTTTACTGCTGGGGACTATAAACGTACGGTAACTTTGTTCGGTGAAAATGACGATGAAGACCGTGCTAAGTATCAGCAAGAGCTTGAGCAGACTCATGAGCTATTCAAACATTTTGTCAATACTTATCGTCCGAAACTTGAGCTGGATAAAGTCGCTACTGGCGAGCACTGGTACGGTGAGGATGCGCTGCATCTAAACTTAATTGATAGCCTACAGACGTCTGATAGCTATATTTTAGAGTTGATGGATAATAACGAAGTTTATGCGCTGCATTCGCGCCAAAAGCCTACTTTGGCGGAAAAGCTTGGTTTGGCTCAAGCTGCCGAAGCGACGCTGAACTTAGCCGCTGATAAATTGCCTGAGGCTTTGATGCGTTTTGATTTTAATAGCCGTTTAAATATTTTA